A single window of Chitinophagales bacterium DNA harbors:
- a CDS encoding family 10 glycosylhydrolase — protein MKAQRTIQISLFFLFFSLSLQSQTIAPKREFRAVWVATVKNIDYPSRMGMSSTYQKAEWTSILDQHQRMGLNAVIVQIRPSGDSFYPSKLVPWSEYLTGQQGRGPNPNYDPLQFMIEETHKRNMEFHAWMNPYRLSMDLDKSKLAFNHVLNQHPDWCVEYGGRYYLNPALPQVRQHLGEVVGEVVKNYDVDAIHFDDYFYPYKEDGVEFPDASEFARFGTKFSNIADWRRNNVDLLIAQLSKQIKALKPYVKFGISPFGVWRNKSNDPAGSDTRAGYTSYDDLYADILGWLDKGWIDYVAPQLYWSIGYAPADYEKLLDWWRFRTHGKHLYIGHGVYKVNDNMDKNWLEADEIPKQIRMSRKSVMSKGSIHFSSSQLLKNPLGVADSLGQRYYNYPTLIPEMIYLNIRQPKTPDLKKIKGSGKNSVALSWKYKVKKKEPLPYYFVVYRVDGKRKPDLKNGKDILALTPFGKTHKKMLFEDLTTYNNRTYTYTVTAVNRQHSESVSSKVMSVQLKNGKAKKLK, from the coding sequence ATGAAAGCTCAAAGAACCATACAGATTTCCCTTTTCTTTCTTTTCTTTTCTTTATCTCTTCAATCTCAGACGATTGCCCCAAAACGAGAGTTTCGGGCGGTGTGGGTGGCAACGGTCAAAAATATTGATTATCCTTCGAGGATGGGTATGTCGAGTACCTACCAAAAGGCAGAATGGACTTCAATTTTGGACCAACATCAGCGGATGGGTTTGAATGCGGTTATTGTACAGATTCGACCTTCGGGTGATTCTTTTTACCCTTCTAAACTGGTGCCTTGGTCCGAATATTTGACTGGGCAACAGGGTAGAGGCCCGAATCCGAACTATGATCCTTTGCAGTTTATGATTGAAGAAACGCATAAGCGTAACATGGAATTTCACGCATGGATGAATCCTTATCGCTTGTCTATGGATTTGGATAAGAGTAAGTTAGCTTTTAATCATGTGTTGAATCAGCATCCCGATTGGTGTGTGGAATATGGTGGACGGTATTACCTCAATCCTGCATTGCCGCAAGTTCGCCAGCATTTGGGTGAAGTCGTGGGGGAGGTGGTCAAAAATTATGATGTGGATGCCATTCATTTTGACGATTATTTTTATCCCTACAAAGAGGATGGTGTGGAGTTTCCTGATGCCTCTGAATTTGCCCGTTTTGGAACGAAGTTCTCCAATATTGCCGATTGGAGGCGCAATAATGTGGATTTGTTGATTGCTCAGTTGTCAAAACAAATCAAAGCATTGAAGCCTTATGTAAAGTTTGGTATTAGTCCGTTTGGGGTTTGGCGCAACAAAAGCAATGATCCTGCTGGCTCGGATACAAGAGCGGGTTATACGAGTTATGATGATTTATATGCCGATATTTTGGGTTGGTTGGACAAAGGTTGGATTGATTATGTGGCTCCTCAATTGTATTGGAGTATCGGTTATGCGCCTGCGGATTACGAAAAATTATTGGATTGGTGGCGATTTAGAACGCATGGCAAACATTTGTATATTGGACATGGAGTGTATAAGGTGAATGATAATATGGATAAGAACTGGCTGGAAGCTGATGAGATTCCTAAACAGATACGCATGAGCCGAAAATCGGTGATGAGTAAGGGGAGTATTCACTTTAGTTCTTCTCAGTTATTGAAAAATCCTTTGGGTGTAGCGGATTCGTTGGGGCAACGCTACTACAATTATCCAACACTGATTCCTGAAATGATTTACCTCAATATTCGCCAACCGAAAACGCCTGATTTGAAGAAAATCAAGGGAAGTGGTAAAAATTCGGTAGCTTTGTCGTGGAAATACAAGGTGAAAAAGAAGGAGCCGCTTCCGTATTATTTTGTGGTTTATCGGGTGGACGGCAAGCGAAAGCCTGATTTGAAGAACGGAAAGGATATTTTGGCTTTGACTCCTTTTGGCAAGACACACAAAAAAATGTTGTTTGAAGATTTAACAACCTACAATAACCGCACTTATACCTATACAGTGACGGCAGTAAATCGGCAACACAGTGAGAGTGTGTCTAGTAAAGTCATGAGTGTGCAGTTGAAGAATGGGAAGGCGAAGAAGTTAAAGTGA
- a CDS encoding SulP family inorganic anion transporter, which translates to MKVNHIFSTWKSDLPAGIIVFLVALPLCLGIALASGAPLFSGLIAGVVGGIVVGSLSGSQLGVSGPAAGLAVIVLTAIQDLGAFEVFLLAVVIGGILQVVLGYLRAGLIGYYFPNSVIKGMLAGIGVLIILKQIPHAFGYDLDYEGSYTFTQPDGENTISELFHFLGYINIGPTIVAAVSLFILILWEQNFIKKIPIFKIIQGPLVVVVLGILYTVFLGNHETLGIYADHLVQIPVLESLSALPSLFTLPDFTAIVNPQVWVVGATIAVVASLETLLCVEATDKLDPYKRITPTNRELKAQGVGNIVSGLIGGLPVTQVIVRSSANIQSGGKTKMAAIYHGIILMLCVLAIPLVLNMIPLASLAAILLLVGYKLAKPAYFKEMWAKGYTQFAPFVITILAIVLTDLLMGIAIGLGVAILFILYANFRSSYFFDETKYKENEVIHIKFSQEMTFLNKASLLDALKRIPDNASVEIDVRDCTYIDEDIKEMVIDFRENASNRNIDINILKGAYEGQLGGPSIIKNHLKPVEVDVPTI; encoded by the coding sequence ATGAAAGTTAATCATATTTTTTCAACTTGGAAATCAGATTTACCCGCAGGTATAATTGTTTTCCTTGTGGCACTTCCTTTGTGTTTGGGAATTGCATTGGCTTCTGGTGCACCGCTATTTTCTGGACTTATAGCAGGTGTTGTAGGTGGTATTGTTGTAGGCTCATTAAGTGGGAGTCAATTAGGTGTGAGTGGTCCCGCTGCGGGGCTCGCAGTGATTGTTTTGACTGCTATTCAAGACCTTGGCGCATTTGAAGTGTTTTTATTGGCAGTGGTTATTGGAGGTATTTTACAAGTCGTTTTGGGATATTTGAGAGCTGGGCTGATTGGGTATTATTTTCCTAATAGTGTGATTAAAGGTATGTTAGCTGGTATCGGTGTATTGATTATTTTGAAGCAAATACCACATGCTTTTGGCTACGATTTGGATTATGAAGGTTCGTATACTTTTACACAGCCCGATGGTGAAAATACCATTTCTGAGTTGTTTCACTTTTTGGGTTATATTAATATTGGGCCAACTATTGTAGCAGCTGTTTCTTTGTTTATATTGATTCTTTGGGAACAAAATTTCATTAAGAAAATTCCTATTTTCAAAATCATACAAGGCCCATTGGTAGTTGTTGTATTGGGTATTCTTTACACGGTGTTCTTAGGAAACCATGAAACGCTGGGTATTTACGCCGACCATTTGGTACAAATTCCTGTTCTTGAAAGTCTGTCGGCATTGCCTAGCTTGTTTACCTTACCCGATTTTACTGCAATTGTCAATCCACAAGTTTGGGTCGTAGGTGCAACGATTGCAGTAGTTGCCAGCCTCGAAACCTTGCTTTGTGTGGAGGCAACGGATAAACTCGACCCTTACAAACGCATTACCCCAACTAATCGAGAATTGAAGGCGCAAGGAGTCGGTAATATTGTCAGTGGACTTATCGGAGGATTGCCTGTCACTCAGGTAATTGTGAGAAGTAGTGCTAATATTCAATCGGGAGGTAAAACCAAAATGGCGGCTATTTATCACGGTATCATCCTTATGCTTTGTGTACTTGCTATTCCTTTGGTTCTCAATATGATCCCTTTGGCTTCTTTGGCTGCAATACTTCTTTTGGTCGGATACAAATTGGCGAAACCAGCTTACTTCAAAGAAATGTGGGCAAAAGGATACACACAGTTTGCTCCGTTTGTTATCACCATTTTAGCGATTGTACTCACTGATTTACTGATGGGTATAGCGATAGGCCTGGGTGTTGCTATTTTGTTCATTTTATATGCTAATTTCAGAAGTTCTTATTTCTTTGATGAAACCAAGTACAAAGAGAATGAGGTTATTCACATCAAGTTTTCGCAAGAAATGACTTTCTTGAACAAAGCCAGTCTACTTGATGCTTTGAAGCGAATTCCTGATAATGCCTCTGTAGAAATAGACGTAAGAGATTGTACTTATATAGACGAAGACATCAAAGAAATGGTCATAGATTTTAGAGAGAACGCATCCAATAGGAATATTGATATCAATATTCTGAAAGGTGCATACGAAGGGCAATTAGGTGGCCCGTCTATTATCAAAAATCACCTCAAGCCTGTTGAAGTTGATGTACCTACTATCTAA
- a CDS encoding carbonic anhydrase, translating to MNIQQIFKNNEAWVKSKLGVDSNYFNDLSKGQNPDILYIGCSDSRVTAEDLMGAGPGEVFVHRNIANMVSNLDLSSMSVINYAVSHIKVDHVVVCGHYYCGGVKAAMESKDLGILNPWLRNIRDVYRIHADELNAITDEEVRYKRLVELNVQEQCINVLKTADVQIAYRDRGITVHGWVFDIHSGKLIDLKIDFDKLLENIMQIYHLDEIEK from the coding sequence ATGAACATACAACAAATTTTTAAGAACAACGAAGCGTGGGTCAAATCTAAATTAGGAGTTGATTCCAATTACTTCAATGACTTGTCGAAAGGTCAAAATCCAGATATATTATACATTGGTTGTTCGGATAGCCGAGTGACTGCCGAAGATTTGATGGGCGCAGGCCCTGGAGAAGTTTTTGTGCACCGCAACATTGCCAACATGGTTTCAAATCTGGATTTGAGTTCTATGTCGGTCATCAATTATGCTGTTTCGCACATCAAAGTCGATCATGTAGTCGTTTGTGGACATTACTACTGTGGAGGAGTCAAAGCAGCAATGGAGTCTAAAGATTTGGGTATTTTGAACCCGTGGTTGAGAAATATCCGAGATGTATACCGCATACACGCAGATGAACTCAATGCGATTACAGACGAAGAAGTACGTTATAAAAGATTGGTAGAATTGAATGTGCAAGAGCAATGTATCAATGTGCTAAAAACAGCAGACGTACAGATTGCTTACCGAGATCGAGGCATCACTGTTCATGGATGGGTGTTTGACATTCATAGTGGCAAACTGATTGACTTGAAGATTGATTTTGATAAATTACTAGAAAATATTATGCAAATTTATCACCTAGACGAAATCGAAAAATAG
- a CDS encoding RNA polymerase sigma factor, giving the protein MEEHKQLLQAIAKGDDNAFQKLYSAFSSKIYNTAIGYVQNQEDAEEILQDVFVKIHRNAAKFEGKSAVSTWIYRIAVNTSLNFLRKKKYLKLLSFAEVKTDVPDFEHPGILMENKEKAKILFKAIDSLPTNQKTAFILSFVEGLPRQEVADIMENSLKATESLLQRAKKNLRQKLDSFYPNRRKN; this is encoded by the coding sequence ATGGAGGAACATAAGCAGCTACTGCAAGCGATAGCCAAAGGAGATGACAATGCCTTTCAAAAACTATATTCAGCCTTTAGTTCAAAGATTTACAATACGGCTATTGGTTATGTTCAAAATCAAGAAGATGCCGAAGAAATTTTGCAGGATGTGTTTGTAAAAATCCACCGAAACGCTGCAAAATTTGAAGGCAAATCCGCTGTTAGCACTTGGATTTATAGAATTGCAGTCAATACTTCACTTAATTTTTTGAGGAAAAAAAAATACCTTAAGCTGCTGAGTTTTGCAGAGGTAAAAACGGATGTCCCAGATTTTGAACACCCAGGAATATTGATGGAAAACAAGGAGAAAGCCAAAATACTTTTCAAAGCAATTGACTCATTGCCGACCAATCAAAAAACTGCTTTTATTCTCAGTTTTGTAGAAGGTTTGCCCCGACAAGAAGTGGCAGATATCATGGAAAATTCATTGAAGGCAACTGAATCTTTACTGCAAAGAGCAAAAAAAAATTTGAGGCAAAAACTAGATTCTTTTTACCCAAACCGAAGGAAAAATTAG
- a CDS encoding ATP-binding cassette domain-containing protein produces the protein MIELQSLRKSYGNKPILKGIDLTFQRGEINGIVGENGAGKTTLFKCIAGLEEFEGKISYDNGILKNTLGFLPTNPFFLSKITGYEYLQLVCNARNVVVENWDNNNIFDLPLNQYADTYSTGMRKKLAITGTLLQKNEVFILDEPFNGVDIQSNMVIQEVLKKLKELNKIVLLSSHIFSTLSETCDFLHHLKEGNIVRSVSKDDFKMVEEGLTDRGIGSKIEKLQLQ, from the coding sequence ATGATCGAACTCCAATCTCTACGCAAATCTTATGGCAATAAACCTATTTTGAAGGGCATTGACCTCACTTTCCAACGGGGTGAAATCAATGGCATTGTAGGAGAAAATGGAGCGGGGAAAACCACGCTTTTTAAGTGCATTGCAGGTTTAGAAGAGTTTGAAGGAAAGATAAGTTACGACAATGGAATTTTGAAGAACACCTTGGGTTTTCTGCCTACGAATCCGTTTTTTTTGTCCAAAATCACAGGCTATGAATACCTTCAATTGGTCTGCAATGCCAGAAATGTAGTGGTTGAAAATTGGGACAACAACAATATTTTTGACCTACCTCTGAATCAATACGCCGATACCTATTCTACGGGTATGAGGAAAAAACTGGCAATTACAGGCACTTTACTTCAAAAAAATGAGGTCTTTATCCTCGACGAACCCTTCAATGGTGTGGACATTCAAAGCAATATGGTAATTCAGGAAGTTTTGAAGAAATTGAAGGAACTCAACAAAATCGTTCTCCTTTCCTCCCACATTTTCTCAACTTTGAGTGAAACCTGTGATTTTTTACACCACCTAAAAGAAGGAAATATAGTGCGAAGTGTGTCTAAAGATGACTTTAAAATGGTAGAAGAAGGATTGACCGATAGAGGGATTGGAAGTAAAATTGAGAAACTTCAACTTCAATAA
- a CDS encoding BatA domain-containing protein yields the protein MEFVYPTFLYALAALAIPIIIHLFNFRRFKKVYFTNVRFLKEVKEETASRNKLKHLLILLSRLLALAFLVLAFAQPFIPNTNSEFVQGTKAVSIFLDNSYSMEAESSDVSLFEKAKLKAREIVESYGVEDRFQIITNDFEGKHQRMLNKDEFLSYLEEIEVSPNVQNLSEVISRQKQAMSLESAAQNNVFLVSDFQKNIVDIAADSSINTYLIPLQSAEQRNVYVDSIWFESPIRMLNTVNKLLVRLNNTGEAEVENSQLTLKINDQIKALNNFTIGAKSQLVDTVSFTITQTGWHNSELSISDYPINFDDTYYFTFDVAENIKVLAINQSGVNPYLNALFKGSSEFDFQNQSYSQLDYDKLPQNQLIILNQLQSISSGLASKLQQYVEEGGSILVFPSDDIDLTSYNNFLKAVGANTFTAVNREQRQIDFINTQQEIFNDVFEKIPRNIDLPFARLSYDMTSFSNTDEEIVLKFKGGRSFLSKYNVGSGKVYVASASLNIKQNNLPSHAIFVPMLYKIALLGSKSMQLAYTIGKDEVIEVATKVSIGETPFKLKGETEEFIPGQRVVGSNLLLTLNNALKNAGIYEIYMQENQPLSYLGFNFNRQESILDYWTEKELKDQFTGKNMQVLDAASIGTTVVNLDKGKEYWKICLMLVLLFLAIEILLLRLWKS from the coding sequence ATGGAATTTGTATATCCCACATTTTTATACGCATTGGCTGCATTGGCCATCCCCATCATCATCCACCTTTTCAACTTTCGCAGGTTCAAAAAGGTGTACTTTACCAATGTACGTTTTTTGAAGGAGGTCAAAGAAGAAACTGCTTCCCGCAACAAATTGAAGCATCTATTGATTTTGCTCAGTCGTTTGTTGGCGTTGGCATTTCTCGTATTGGCTTTTGCACAACCTTTTATACCCAATACCAATTCAGAATTTGTACAAGGAACGAAGGCCGTCAGCATTTTTCTCGACAACTCTTACAGCATGGAAGCCGAAAGTAGTGACGTATCACTGTTTGAAAAGGCAAAATTGAAGGCCAGAGAAATCGTAGAGTCTTATGGTGTTGAAGACCGCTTTCAGATCATTACCAACGACTTTGAAGGTAAACACCAAAGGATGTTGAACAAAGACGAATTTTTGAGTTATTTGGAAGAAATTGAAGTTTCGCCCAATGTGCAGAACCTTTCAGAGGTCATTAGCCGACAAAAGCAAGCTATGTCTTTGGAAAGTGCGGCACAAAACAATGTTTTTTTGGTGTCCGATTTTCAGAAAAACATTGTGGACATTGCAGCCGATTCGAGCATCAACACCTATTTAATTCCCCTTCAATCTGCCGAACAGCGCAATGTATATGTGGACTCGATTTGGTTTGAATCGCCGATTCGGATGCTGAATACCGTCAACAAACTCTTGGTTCGCCTCAACAATACAGGAGAAGCAGAGGTAGAAAATTCTCAATTGACCTTGAAAATCAACGACCAAATCAAGGCTCTAAACAACTTCACCATTGGCGCAAAATCGCAGTTGGTGGACACCGTAAGTTTCACCATCACACAAACAGGCTGGCACAATTCCGAGTTGAGTATTTCGGATTATCCTATCAATTTTGACGATACCTATTATTTCACCTTTGATGTTGCAGAAAACATCAAGGTATTGGCAATCAACCAATCAGGAGTCAATCCTTATCTCAATGCTCTATTCAAAGGCAGCAGTGAATTTGATTTTCAAAATCAATCTTATAGCCAATTGGATTATGACAAATTGCCTCAAAATCAACTCATCATCCTCAATCAACTGCAAAGTATTTCTTCGGGTTTGGCTTCAAAATTACAGCAATATGTGGAAGAAGGTGGTAGTATATTGGTATTTCCATCAGATGATATAGATTTGACGAGTTACAATAATTTTTTGAAGGCAGTTGGAGCGAATACTTTTACAGCGGTCAATCGGGAACAACGCCAAATAGATTTTATCAATACACAACAGGAAATCTTCAACGATGTATTTGAAAAAATTCCTCGAAATATAGATTTGCCTTTCGCTCGTTTGAGTTATGATATGACGAGTTTTTCCAATACAGATGAAGAAATTGTATTGAAATTCAAGGGCGGACGCAGTTTTTTGAGCAAATACAATGTGGGGAGCGGCAAAGTGTATGTGGCTTCGGCTTCACTGAATATCAAACAAAACAACCTGCCTTCGCACGCTATTTTTGTGCCAATGCTTTACAAAATCGCCTTGCTCGGTAGCAAATCAATGCAGTTGGCTTATACGATTGGCAAGGATGAAGTCATTGAAGTGGCGACCAAAGTTTCGATTGGGGAAACGCCTTTCAAGCTAAAAGGAGAAACAGAAGAATTCATCCCTGGACAAAGGGTTGTCGGTTCCAACTTGCTATTAACTCTCAACAATGCTTTAAAAAATGCAGGCATTTATGAGATTTATATGCAAGAAAATCAACCACTTTCCTACTTGGGCTTCAACTTCAATAGACAGGAATCTATCTTGGATTATTGGACTGAAAAGGAATTGAAAGACCAATTTACAGGCAAAAACATGCAAGTATTGGATGCCGCTTCAATTGGTACAACCGTAGTGAATCTGGATAAGGGCAAAGAATACTGGAAGATTTGTTTGATGTTGGTCTTGTTGTTTTTGGCGATTGAAATATTGCTATTGAGGTTATGGAAAAGTTGA
- a CDS encoding ATP-binding protein produces MHSPIETLLQLLTDIPMNEHSRQQLVKVAHEVDIIVANAERQLDITLKDKTIAIQILNKTIEELKEQQQYIQKVNQDLVQQEKRLATKNQALEAQKEKLEDTLLKLQRTQGQLINSEKMASLGQLSAGIAHEINNPITFISSGVEALNQNIDEILVVINKYDEISGDNVTEKLVEIRELKKEVYYEELIDETTELLKAVESGAKRTAEIVKGLRIFSRLDKDVLHIADVHELLEATLIILKDQYKYRIEVHKDYQAIRQIECYPGKLNQVFMNILSNAIHAIEGKGQIFINTATVLVEGSDYVITIKIKDTGRGMGTGVQEHIFEPFYTTKDVGKGTGLGLSIVKDIINKHNGTIEVESEIGNGTSFLITLPIKQPKRSNIEN; encoded by the coding sequence ATGCATTCTCCAATTGAAACCCTGTTACAATTATTAACGGATATACCGATGAATGAGCACAGCCGACAGCAGTTGGTGAAGGTGGCTCATGAAGTAGATATAATTGTCGCTAATGCAGAAAGGCAATTAGATATAACGCTGAAAGACAAGACAATCGCAATTCAGATTTTGAATAAGACGATTGAAGAACTCAAAGAACAGCAGCAGTATATCCAAAAGGTAAACCAAGACCTTGTGCAACAAGAAAAAAGATTAGCGACTAAAAATCAGGCATTAGAAGCACAGAAAGAAAAACTTGAGGATACGCTACTTAAGCTGCAAAGGACACAAGGACAATTGATAAATTCAGAAAAAATGGCATCATTGGGGCAACTGAGTGCTGGAATTGCCCATGAAATCAACAACCCTATTACCTTTATTTCTTCGGGGGTAGAAGCCTTGAATCAAAATATTGATGAGATTTTAGTGGTTATCAATAAATACGATGAAATATCAGGTGACAATGTGACAGAAAAGCTTGTAGAAATTCGAGAGTTGAAAAAGGAAGTTTATTATGAGGAATTAATTGATGAAACAACCGAACTTCTAAAGGCTGTTGAAAGTGGTGCAAAAAGAACTGCTGAAATCGTGAAAGGCTTGCGTATATTCTCTCGGTTGGATAAAGATGTGCTTCACATTGCAGATGTCCATGAATTGTTAGAAGCTACGCTCATTATTCTCAAAGATCAATACAAGTACCGAATTGAAGTACACAAAGATTACCAAGCTATTCGGCAAATAGAGTGTTATCCTGGAAAACTCAATCAAGTGTTTATGAATATTTTGTCTAATGCTATTCATGCTATCGAAGGCAAAGGGCAGATATTTATCAACACTGCTACGGTGTTGGTAGAAGGTTCGGACTATGTAATCACAATCAAAATCAAAGATACGGGAAGGGGAATGGGTACAGGTGTACAGGAACATATATTTGAGCCTTTCTATACTACCAAAGATGTCGGAAAGGGGACAGGATTGGGATTGTCAATTGTCAAAGACATCATAAACAAGCATAACGGTACGATTGAAGTGGAGAGTGAGATAGGAAATGGAACTAGTTTTTTGATTACTTTGCCTATAAAGCAACCAAAAAGATCAAATATAGAAAATTAA